From Sodalis glossinidius str. 'morsitans', the proteins below share one genomic window:
- the atpD gene encoding F0F1 ATP synthase subunit beta, whose translation MATGNVIQVIGAVVDVEFPQDAVPKVYNALEVENGAAKLVLEVEQQLGGGVVRCIAMGSSDGLRRGLKVTDLERAIEVPVGKATLGRIMNVLGEPVDMKGDIGEEERWSIHRPAPSYEELASSQDLLETGIKVIDLMCPFAKGGKVGLFGGAGVGKTVNMMELIRNIAIEHSGYSVFAGVGERTREGNDFYHEMTDSNVIDKVSLVYGQMNEPPGNRLRVALTGLTMAEKFRDEGRDVLLFIDNIYRYTLAGTEVSALLGRMPSAVGYQPTLAEEMGVLQERITSTKTGSITSVQAVYVPADDLTDPSPATTFAHLDATVVLSRQIASLGIYPAVDPLDSTSRQLDPLVVGQEHYDVARGVQSILQRYQELKDIIAILGMDELSEDDKLVVSRARKIQRFLSQPFFVAEVFTGSPGKYVALKDTIRGFKGIMDGEYDHLPEQAFYMVGSIDEAVEKGKKL comes from the coding sequence ATGGCTACTGGAAATGTTATCCAGGTTATCGGCGCCGTGGTCGACGTCGAGTTCCCGCAAGACGCCGTACCCAAGGTGTACAATGCTCTTGAAGTGGAAAACGGCGCCGCGAAACTGGTGCTGGAAGTAGAACAACAGCTGGGCGGCGGCGTCGTCCGCTGCATCGCGATGGGCTCCTCCGACGGTTTGCGTCGCGGCCTGAAAGTGACCGATCTCGAACGCGCGATTGAAGTGCCGGTGGGTAAAGCTACCCTGGGCCGCATCATGAACGTGCTGGGCGAGCCGGTCGACATGAAGGGCGATATCGGCGAGGAAGAGCGTTGGTCCATTCACCGCCCAGCGCCGAGCTATGAAGAGCTGGCCAGTTCCCAGGATTTGCTGGAAACCGGTATCAAGGTTATCGATCTGATGTGTCCGTTCGCCAAGGGCGGTAAAGTCGGCCTGTTCGGCGGTGCCGGCGTGGGCAAGACCGTTAACATGATGGAGCTCATCCGCAACATCGCTATCGAGCACTCGGGGTATTCCGTGTTCGCTGGCGTGGGTGAACGTACCCGTGAAGGTAACGACTTCTATCATGAAATGACCGATTCCAACGTTATCGATAAAGTATCGTTGGTGTATGGCCAGATGAACGAGCCGCCGGGCAACCGTCTGCGCGTGGCGCTGACCGGTCTGACCATGGCGGAGAAATTCCGTGATGAAGGTCGTGACGTTCTGCTGTTCATCGACAACATCTACCGTTATACCCTGGCCGGGACCGAAGTGTCTGCACTGCTGGGCCGTATGCCGTCCGCGGTGGGCTACCAGCCGACGCTGGCGGAAGAAATGGGCGTGTTGCAGGAACGTATCACTTCCACCAAAACTGGGTCTATTACCTCGGTGCAGGCTGTTTACGTCCCCGCGGATGACTTGACTGACCCGTCGCCGGCGACCACCTTCGCCCACCTTGACGCAACCGTGGTTCTGAGCCGCCAAATTGCCTCACTGGGTATTTACCCGGCGGTTGACCCGCTCGACTCCACCAGCCGTCAGCTGGATCCGTTAGTGGTAGGCCAGGAGCATTATGATGTGGCCCGTGGTGTGCAGTCCATTTTGCAGCGCTATCAGGAACTGAAAGACATCATCGCTATCCTCGGCATGGACGAGCTGTCCGAAGATGACAAGCTGGTGGTATCGCGCGCGCGTAAGATCCAGCGCTTCCTGTCTCAGCCGTTCTTCGTGGCGGAAGTGTTCACCGGCTCGCCCGGCAAGTACGTGGCGCTGAAAGACACGATCCGTGGCTTTAAAGGCATCATGGACGGCGAATACGATCATCTGCCGGAGCAGGCGTTCTACATGGTGGGTTCCATCGACGAAGCCGTGGAAAAAGGCAAGAAACTGTAA
- the pstC gene encoding phosphate ABC transporter permease PstC: MAEMKSVTRAPGKRGDLLFGTLVRAAALVTLLLLGGIIVSLFVVSLPSIKKFGFSFLWTREWDAPAERFGALVPIYGTLMTSFIALLIVVPVSFGIALFLTELAPSWLKRPLGVAIELLAAILSIVYGMWGLFVFAPLFARYFQQPLGDVLSAVPFVGVLFSGPAFGIGILAVGIVLAIMIIPYITAVMRDVFEQTPVLMKESAYGIGCTTWEVIWHIVLPFTKKGVIGGVMLGRALGETMAVTFIIGNTYQLDSLSLFVPGNSITSALANEFAEAQEGLHTAALMELGLILFVITFIVLACSRLMIKRLAKHEGGR, translated from the coding sequence ATGGCGGAAATGAAATCGGTGACACGCGCGCCGGGAAAAAGGGGCGATCTGTTATTTGGCACGCTGGTGCGCGCGGCAGCGCTGGTCACATTGCTGCTGTTGGGCGGCATTATCGTCTCGCTTTTCGTCGTGTCCTTGCCGAGTATAAAAAAGTTTGGCTTCTCCTTCTTGTGGACCCGTGAATGGGATGCGCCAGCGGAACGTTTTGGCGCTCTGGTACCCATTTACGGCACGCTGATGACCTCGTTTATCGCCCTGCTGATTGTGGTACCGGTCAGTTTCGGTATCGCGCTGTTTCTCACTGAACTGGCGCCAAGTTGGTTAAAACGTCCGCTCGGAGTGGCTATCGAGCTCCTGGCGGCCATACTGAGTATCGTCTATGGCATGTGGGGGCTGTTTGTCTTTGCCCCCCTGTTCGCCCGCTACTTCCAGCAGCCGCTGGGAGATGTGCTGTCGGCGGTGCCTTTTGTGGGCGTGCTGTTTTCCGGCCCGGCATTTGGTATCGGTATTTTGGCGGTGGGTATCGTACTCGCCATCATGATTATTCCCTATATCACCGCGGTCATGCGTGACGTCTTTGAACAAACGCCGGTGCTGATGAAAGAATCAGCGTACGGTATCGGCTGCACCACCTGGGAAGTGATATGGCACATCGTTTTGCCGTTCACCAAAAAAGGTGTGATAGGCGGCGTGATGCTGGGGCGGGCGCTGGGGGAAACCATGGCGGTGACCTTTATTATCGGCAATACCTACCAGCTGGACAGCCTGTCGCTGTTTGTGCCGGGGAACAGTATCACGTCGGCGTTGGCCAATGAATTCGCCGAGGCGCAAGAAGGGCTTCACACCGCGGCGCTCATGGAGCTGGGCCTTATTCTCTTCGTCATCACCTTTATTGTACTGGCCTGTTCGCGATTAATGATAAAGCGGCTGGCGAAACATGAAGGAGGCAGATAA
- the glmU gene encoding bifunctional UDP-N-acetylglucosamine diphosphorylase/glucosamine-1-phosphate N-acetyltransferase GlmU, whose product MSNRALSVVVLAAGKGSRMFSTLPKVLHPLAGKAMVQHVIDTAMRLGASRIHLVYGHGGELLRERLARQYAPLNWVLQAEQRGTGHAVQQTLTCLRDEEDVLILYGDVPLISPDTLQCLLAARPQGGIGLLTVTLDNPEGYGRIVRLNGEVAGIVEQKDASEQQRQIKEINTGILVAGGEDIKRWLGQLTNKNAQGEFYLTDIIAMAWHEGRKINAVQPTRQTEVEGVNNRLQLARLERLFQREQAERLLLAGVMLSDPDRFDLRGEFRHGQDVSIDTNVILEGQVTLGDRVIIGTGCVLKNVVIGDDVIISPYTVIEDARVAARSTLGPFARLRPGSELEEDAHVGNFVEMKQARLGKGSKAGHLSYLGDAEIGAQVNIGAGTITCNYDGANKHKTHIGDDVFVGSDSQLVAPVTIGRGATIGAGTTVTRDVAEGEMIISRIRQFPLANWTRPVKKK is encoded by the coding sequence ATGTCGAATCGAGCATTAAGCGTGGTTGTCCTTGCCGCGGGCAAGGGAAGTCGTATGTTTTCCACCTTGCCGAAAGTGCTGCATCCCCTTGCCGGCAAAGCCATGGTGCAACACGTTATCGATACCGCTATGCGGCTGGGCGCGTCGCGCATTCACCTGGTCTATGGTCACGGCGGCGAGCTGCTGCGCGAACGGCTTGCCCGGCAGTATGCGCCTTTGAATTGGGTGCTGCAGGCCGAACAGCGCGGCACAGGTCATGCCGTTCAGCAGACGCTGACCTGCCTGCGCGACGAAGAAGATGTCTTGATCCTGTACGGCGATGTGCCGCTTATCTCTCCTGACACATTGCAGTGCCTGCTGGCGGCGCGTCCGCAGGGGGGCATCGGCCTGCTGACGGTGACGCTCGATAATCCTGAGGGCTATGGCCGTATCGTGCGTCTTAACGGTGAGGTGGCCGGTATCGTCGAGCAGAAAGATGCCAGCGAGCAACAGCGGCAGATTAAGGAAATCAACACCGGCATTCTGGTCGCCGGCGGCGAGGATATCAAACGCTGGCTTGGACAGTTAACCAACAAGAACGCGCAGGGCGAGTTCTATTTGACGGACATCATCGCCATGGCCTGGCATGAAGGCCGTAAAATCAATGCGGTGCAGCCCACCCGGCAGACTGAGGTCGAAGGCGTGAACAATCGGCTGCAGCTTGCGCGGCTGGAGCGGCTCTTTCAGCGGGAGCAGGCGGAGCGTCTGCTGCTGGCCGGCGTGATGTTGTCCGATCCTGACCGTTTCGATCTGCGCGGCGAATTTCGCCACGGGCAGGATGTATCCATTGATACCAATGTCATTCTCGAAGGGCAGGTCACGCTGGGCGATCGGGTGATTATCGGCACCGGCTGCGTCCTGAAGAATGTGGTCATCGGTGATGATGTGATCATCAGCCCTTATACCGTGATTGAAGACGCGCGCGTGGCGGCGCGCAGTACTCTCGGCCCCTTTGCCCGCCTGCGCCCCGGCAGCGAGCTGGAGGAAGACGCACACGTGGGGAATTTCGTCGAGATGAAACAGGCCCGCCTGGGTAAGGGCTCGAAAGCCGGCCACCTCAGCTATCTGGGGGACGCCGAAATTGGCGCTCAGGTCAATATCGGCGCCGGTACCATCACCTGCAATTACGATGGCGCCAACAAGCATAAGACCCACATCGGCGACGATGTTTTCGTCGGTTCCGATAGTCAGCTGGTGGCGCCGGTGACCATCGGCCGCGGCGCCACCATCGGCGCCGGCACCACCGTGACGCGCGATGTGGCCGAGGGTGAAATGATTATCAGCCGGATACGTCAGTTTCCCCTTGCCAACTGGACGCGACCGGTGAAGAAAAAATGA
- a CDS encoding F0F1 ATP synthase subunit epsilon → MAAKIYHLDVVSAEKQMFSGLVEKIQVTGSEGELGIFPGHAPLLTAIKPGMVRIVKEHGNEEYIYLSGGVLEVQPSTVTVLADTAIRGEDLDEARAMESKRKAEEHINNSHGDIDYAQASAELSKALAKLRVIELTKKAM, encoded by the coding sequence ATGGCTGCAAAAATTTACCATCTGGATGTGGTCAGCGCCGAAAAACAGATGTTTTCCGGGCTGGTTGAAAAAATCCAGGTGACGGGCAGCGAAGGCGAACTGGGGATTTTCCCCGGCCACGCGCCGCTGCTCACCGCTATTAAGCCCGGTATGGTGCGTATCGTTAAAGAGCACGGCAACGAAGAGTATATCTACCTGTCCGGTGGCGTGCTCGAAGTGCAGCCCAGTACGGTTACCGTATTGGCCGATACCGCCATTCGTGGCGAGGATCTTGACGAAGCGAGAGCAATGGAGTCCAAGCGTAAAGCGGAAGAGCATATCAATAACTCCCACGGTGATATTGATTATGCCCAGGCCTCTGCCGAGCTCTCCAAAGCGCTGGCGAAGCTGCGGGTCATCGAATTGACCAAAAAAGCGATGTAA
- the glmS gene encoding glutamine--fructose-6-phosphate transaminase (isomerizing) — protein MCGIVGAVAQRDIAEILLEGLRRLEYRGYDSAGLAVVDKDGHLQRLRRVGKVRALTEAAQAHPLSGGTGIAHTRWATHGEPTENNAHPHVSGHIVVVHNGIIENHEPLREQLRSRGYTFVTETDTEVIAHLVHWEQRQQNGALVEVMQRVVGALRGAYGTVIMDSRDPNMLVAARSGSPLVIGLGVSENFLASDQLALLPVTRRFMYLEEGDIAEITRRTVQVWDKAGQIVERPEIESQVKYDAGDKGLFRHYMQKEIFEQPQGIKNTLKGRFSHGEVTLSELGEGANALLSQVQHVQIIACGTSYHSAMVSRYWFEALAGVPCDVEIASEFRYRKPAVRPGSLLITLSQSGETADTLAALRLTKTLGYLGSLAICNVSGSSLVRESDMALMTRAGTEIGVASTKAFTTQLTVLLMLVVRIGRLRGMEKRVEEDIVHALQALPSRIEQMLSLDEPIETLAEGFSDKHHALFLGRGDLYPIAMEGALKLKEISYIHAEAYAAGELKHGPLALIDADMPVIVIAPNNELLEKLKSNIEEVRARGGLLYVFAEQDAGFTASENMKIIPLPHVEQIVAPIFYTVPMQLLAYHIALIKGTDVDQPRNLAKSVTVE, from the coding sequence ATGTGTGGAATAGTAGGCGCGGTTGCGCAGCGTGATATTGCCGAGATCCTGTTGGAAGGATTACGTCGTCTTGAGTATCGTGGGTATGATTCCGCCGGGCTGGCGGTGGTGGATAAAGACGGTCATCTGCAACGCCTGCGCCGCGTGGGGAAAGTGAGAGCCCTGACCGAAGCGGCCCAGGCTCATCCTCTGTCCGGCGGTACCGGCATTGCCCATACCCGCTGGGCGACCCACGGCGAGCCGACGGAAAACAACGCGCATCCCCACGTCTCCGGCCATATCGTGGTCGTCCATAACGGTATCATCGAAAACCATGAACCTCTGCGCGAGCAACTGCGCTCACGTGGTTACACTTTTGTTACGGAAACCGATACCGAAGTGATCGCGCATCTGGTGCATTGGGAGCAGCGCCAGCAGAACGGCGCGCTGGTCGAGGTAATGCAGCGGGTGGTCGGCGCGCTGCGCGGCGCCTACGGAACGGTTATCATGGATAGCCGCGATCCCAACATGCTGGTCGCGGCGCGTTCCGGCAGTCCGCTGGTCATCGGCCTCGGCGTCAGCGAGAACTTCCTGGCCTCCGATCAATTGGCGCTGCTGCCCGTCACCCGCCGCTTCATGTACCTCGAAGAGGGAGATATTGCTGAAATCACCCGTCGTACCGTTCAGGTTTGGGATAAGGCGGGCCAGATTGTGGAACGCCCGGAAATCGAATCCCAGGTTAAATATGATGCCGGAGATAAAGGGCTGTTCCGCCATTACATGCAAAAGGAGATCTTTGAACAGCCGCAGGGGATCAAAAATACCCTGAAAGGCCGCTTCAGCCACGGTGAGGTGACGCTGTCGGAACTGGGTGAGGGCGCCAATGCGTTATTGAGCCAGGTGCAGCACGTGCAAATTATCGCCTGCGGCACGTCTTATCATTCCGCCATGGTGTCCCGTTACTGGTTCGAGGCGCTGGCCGGCGTACCCTGCGATGTAGAAATCGCCTCCGAATTCCGCTATCGCAAACCCGCGGTGCGCCCGGGCAGCCTATTGATTACCCTGTCCCAATCCGGCGAAACCGCTGATACGCTGGCGGCGCTGCGGCTGACCAAAACGCTGGGCTATCTCGGTTCGCTGGCTATCTGTAATGTTTCCGGCTCCTCACTGGTGCGCGAATCGGATATGGCGCTGATGACCCGGGCCGGCACCGAAATCGGCGTCGCTTCCACCAAAGCGTTTACCACGCAGTTGACGGTGTTGTTGATGCTGGTGGTCCGTATTGGTCGCCTGCGTGGTATGGAAAAACGGGTGGAGGAAGATATCGTTCATGCTCTGCAAGCGCTACCGAGCCGGATTGAGCAGATGCTGTCGCTGGATGAGCCTATTGAAACCCTGGCCGAAGGTTTCTCCGATAAACACCACGCGCTATTCCTGGGTCGCGGCGATCTTTATCCTATCGCCATGGAAGGGGCGCTGAAGCTGAAAGAAATCTCCTATATCCACGCGGAAGCTTATGCCGCGGGAGAACTCAAGCACGGGCCGCTGGCGCTAATTGACGCCGATATGCCGGTCATTGTCATCGCACCGAACAATGAACTGTTGGAAAAGCTGAAATCCAATATCGAGGAAGTTCGTGCCCGGGGCGGTTTACTGTATGTGTTCGCGGAACAGGATGCCGGTTTCACCGCCAGCGAGAATATGAAGATTATTCCCCTGCCGCACGTGGAGCAGATTGTGGCGCCTATTTTCTACACTGTACCCATGCAACTGCTGGCCTATCATATCGCCCTGATTAAGGGGACTGACGTTGATCAGCCGCGTAACCTGGCCAAATCGGTAACGGTAGAATAA
- a CDS encoding PTS galactosamine/N-acetylgalactosamine transporter subunit IIA: MRGGRFSRGAHLGKRLTAACSRCDDGEGVIFLSDMLGGSPFREAANIALARPGYEVITGTNLQMAVEMMLDRQHLDTETFRDRALECGQCCITSLWHQQHRSAPVLSTESGI, encoded by the coding sequence GTGCGTGGCGGTAGATTTTCCCGAGGGGCACACCTGGGCAAGCGTCTGACGGCCGCCTGTTCCCGCTGTGACGACGGGGAAGGCGTCATCTTCCTGAGTGATATGCTGGGTGGAAGCCCCTTTCGTGAAGCGGCCAATATCGCCCTCGCCCGCCCGGGCTATGAGGTCATTACCGGCACTAATCTGCAAATGGCGGTGGAAATGATGTTGGATCGCCAGCATTTGGATACCGAGACATTCCGCGACCGGGCGCTGGAATGCGGACAGTGCTGCATTACCAGCCTCTGGCACCAGCAACATCGATCTGCGCCCGTATTGTCCACAGAATCGGGGATTTGA